One window of the Oscillospiraceae bacterium genome contains the following:
- the fba gene encoding class II fructose-1,6-bisphosphate aldolase — protein MPLVTSKEMFKKAYDGGYAIGAFNVNNMEIIQGITEAAKEENAPLILQVSSGARKYANHTYLMKLVEAALIETDLPICVHLDHGDTFELCKSCVDGGFTSVMIDGSHFSFDQNVELTKKVVEYAHAKGAVVEGELGRLAGIEDAVNVSAEDSSYTRPEEVEEFVARTGVDSLAIAIGTSHGAYKFKPGTKPQLRFDILDEVTKRLPGFPIVLHGASSVMPEFVKMINDNGGNMPDAIGVPEDQLRQAARSAVCKINIDSDLRLAMTGTIRQYFAQHPDHFDPRQYLKPARENIKVLVKHKLVEVLGCAGKA, from the coding sequence ATGCCGTTAGTAACAAGCAAAGAGATGTTTAAGAAGGCCTATGACGGCGGATACGCCATCGGCGCGTTCAACGTCAACAATATGGAGATCATCCAGGGCATCACCGAAGCCGCCAAAGAAGAAAATGCCCCGTTGATTCTTCAGGTTTCCTCCGGCGCGCGTAAGTACGCCAACCATACCTATCTGATGAAACTGGTCGAAGCCGCGCTCATCGAAACCGACCTGCCCATCTGCGTCCATCTGGACCACGGCGATACGTTCGAGCTGTGCAAATCCTGCGTCGACGGCGGATTTACCTCGGTCATGATCGACGGCTCCCATTTTTCGTTTGACCAAAATGTAGAGCTGACGAAAAAAGTAGTCGAATATGCCCATGCCAAAGGCGCTGTTGTCGAAGGCGAACTGGGCCGTCTGGCCGGCATCGAAGACGCTGTCAATGTCAGCGCCGAAGATTCGTCCTATACCCGCCCCGAGGAAGTTGAGGAATTCGTCGCCCGCACCGGCGTCGATTCGCTCGCAATCGCCATCGGCACCTCCCACGGCGCGTATAAATTCAAACCCGGCACCAAACCGCAGCTTCGTTTTGACATCCTCGACGAAGTCACCAAACGCCTTCCCGGCTTTCCGATCGTTCTGCACGGCGCTTCCAGCGTCATGCCCGAATTCGTGAAGATGATCAACGACAACGGCGGAAATATGCCCGACGCCATCGGCGTTCCCGAGGATCAGCTGCGCCAGGCAGCCAGAAGCGCGGTCTGCAAGATCAACATCGACTCCGACCTGCGTCTTGCGATGACCGGCACGATCCGTCAGTATTTCGCTCAGCATCCGGATCATTTCGACCCGCGCCAATACCTCAAACCCGCGCGTGAGAACATCAAAGTGCTTGTAAAGCATAAGCTCGTCGAAGTTTTAGGCTGCGCAGGCAAAGCGTAA
- a CDS encoding GNAT family protein, with protein sequence MKYYKKIIGEHLYLSPVNSDEVDTYLKWMNEDKTLAVNFGQYPLMVSSKSDLNWLYEPPKNMHRFAIVLLDNDVLIGSISLHNIDHLNRNAYIGIFIGNEEQRGKGYGAEAIRLILSYGFKTMNLHSINLTVHSDNYGGIKCYKKVGFQEVGRLPEVLFINGKYVDKIYMSILENEFLG encoded by the coding sequence ATGAAATATTATAAGAAGATTATCGGAGAGCACTTATATCTTTCACCCGTCAACTCGGATGAAGTTGATACTTATTTAAAATGGATGAATGAGGATAAAACGCTCGCAGTAAATTTCGGCCAATATCCTCTGATGGTTTCATCAAAAAGTGATTTGAATTGGCTTTATGAACCACCCAAAAATATGCATCGTTTTGCGATAGTTCTTCTTGACAATGATGTGTTGATAGGAAGCATAAGTCTTCACAACATAGATCATCTAAACCGCAACGCCTATATTGGTATCTTTATCGGCAACGAGGAACAAAGAGGCAAAGGATACGGTGCCGAAGCTATTCGACTGATACTTAGCTATGGATTTAAGACAATGAACCTTCATAGTATAAATCTTACCGTACATTCGGATAATTACGGCGGTATCAAATGCTACAAAAAGGTAGGATTCCAAGAAGTCGGAAGATTGCCGGAGGTGCTTTTCATAAACGGAAAGTATGTTGATAAGATTTACATGAGTATACTTGAAAACGAGTTTTTAGGATAG
- a CDS encoding sporulation initiation factor Spo0A, producing MNKEKIAGVLEKVALLNGVTVEEVRREIGMAIMEGMSNPDPKAKANWAEMEADHGILSPEDVIDCLVQRAQNFARNREVDYT from the coding sequence ATGAACAAGGAAAAAATTGCGGGTGTTCTTGAAAAAGTGGCTTTACTTAACGGCGTCACGGTAGAGGAAGTCCGCAGAGAGATTGGTATGGCAATCATGGAGGGAATGTCGAATCCCGATCCGAAAGCCAAAGCCAACTGGGCTGAGATGGAAGCCGATCACGGAATCCTCTCCCCCGAAGACGTCATCGACTGCCTGGTTCAGCGGGCGCAGAATTTCGCCCGAAACAGGGAAGTGGATTATACTTAA
- a CDS encoding SH3 domain-containing C40 family peptidase → MKIYKKMISTLAALLIVVSMFAFAAFAATTGTVRVATSSYLNVRSATGSTAPIIGRLANGTQISILGSSNGWYQISYNGTTGWVYGQYITVSNDKEQIVVNAANSAIGVRYVFGGATLNGMDCSGLVVYSYAKAGITLPHSSSQQSSLGVAVSRANLKPGDLVFFDTDGGLNNINHVGIYIGNNNFISAQSGAGYVKMASLTNTYWSSRYMTARRIINA, encoded by the coding sequence ATGAAAATTTACAAGAAAATGATCAGCACACTGGCGGCATTGCTGATAGTGGTCAGCATGTTTGCATTCGCCGCTTTTGCGGCAACAACCGGAACTGTGCGCGTTGCGACTTCAAGCTACTTGAATGTGCGTTCCGCTACCGGCAGTACGGCACCCATCATCGGCAGGCTTGCAAACGGCACGCAGATTTCCATCCTCGGCAGCAGCAACGGCTGGTACCAAATCTCATATAACGGCACAACAGGATGGGTATACGGACAATACATAACCGTTTCGAACGACAAAGAGCAAATTGTCGTGAACGCGGCAAACAGCGCAATCGGTGTTCGTTATGTATTCGGCGGCGCAACATTGAACGGTATGGATTGTTCGGGCCTGGTCGTTTACAGCTACGCAAAAGCGGGCATCACGCTTCCGCATTCGTCTTCACAGCAGTCCTCGCTCGGTGTTGCGGTCAGCAGGGCAAATCTGAAACCCGGCGACCTCGTGTTTTTTGACACGGACGGCGGACTGAACAACATCAATCACGTTGGCATCTATATCGGCAACAATAACTTCATCAGCGCCCAGTCCGGCGCGGGGTATGTAAAAATGGCATCTCTCACGAACACTTATTGGTCGTCAAGATATATGACCGCCAGAAGAATTATCAACGCATAA
- a CDS encoding HD domain-containing protein: MITFEQVKNNSAVKTYITRADESLIALGYTEHSFSHVLKVASTANYILTTLGYSEREIELARIAGYLHDIGNLVNRIEHAQSGAVMAFRILDNMGASPEDIATIVTAIGNHDEGTAEAVNAVAAALILADKTDVRRSRVRNRDVAKFDIHDRVNYSVKKATTQINEEKTAVELKLTIDTGRFSAIEYFEIFLTRMLLCRKAAEKLGLEFHVIINGQRLV, translated from the coding sequence ATGATTACATTCGAACAGGTAAAAAATAATTCCGCCGTCAAAACCTACATCACCCGCGCGGACGAATCGCTGATTGCGCTCGGCTACACCGAACACAGCTTTTCGCATGTACTGAAGGTTGCCTCGACTGCCAACTATATCTTAACGACACTCGGTTATTCTGAGCGTGAGATCGAACTCGCCCGGATCGCGGGATATTTGCACGATATCGGCAACCTCGTCAACCGCATCGAGCATGCCCAGAGCGGTGCTGTGATGGCATTTCGGATTTTGGACAATATGGGTGCAAGCCCGGAGGATATCGCGACCATTGTGACCGCCATCGGCAACCACGACGAGGGCACCGCCGAAGCCGTCAACGCGGTCGCCGCCGCATTGATTTTAGCCGACAAGACCGATGTGCGCCGCAGCCGTGTACGCAATCGTGATGTCGCAAAATTTGATATCCATGACCGGGTGAATTATTCGGTCAAGAAGGCGACGACTCAGATCAACGAAGAGAAGACCGCTGTTGAGCTTAAGCTGACCATCGATACCGGCCGTTTTTCAGCGATCGAATATTTTGAGATCTTTCTAACCCGGATGCTGCTGTGCCGAAAAGCCGCAGAAAAATTGGGGCTTGAATTTCACGTCATCATCAACGGACAGCGGCTCGTATAA
- a CDS encoding DUF3788 family protein — MEQQEWNKLFLKDKEPTLLDIAEYVGPVKGLWLSLIEYFETAYKIKPKLTYSGCSGMPMWNVKFQKSGQAFGTWYPRRGTFYVMIIIGYKLDAQMELLLPVLGDYTAESYRKAGDYMKIGKWMILKADSEQVFEDYKKICGLKLAAKQ, encoded by the coding sequence ATGGAACAACAAGAATGGAATAAACTTTTCCTGAAGGACAAAGAACCGACGTTGCTCGATATCGCAGAGTATGTCGGGCCGGTCAAGGGGCTGTGGCTGTCGCTGATCGAGTATTTTGAAACCGCTTATAAGATTAAACCGAAGCTGACTTACAGCGGGTGCAGCGGAATGCCCATGTGGAACGTCAAGTTTCAAAAGAGCGGACAGGCGTTCGGGACTTGGTATCCGCGCCGGGGGACATTTTATGTGATGATCATCATCGGGTATAAGCTGGACGCGCAGATGGAGCTGCTTTTGCCGGTGCTCGGTGACTATACCGCCGAATCGTACCGCAAGGCGGGTGATTATATGAAAATCGGCAAATGGATGATCCTCAAAGCGGACAGTGAACAAGTTTTTGAGGATTATAAAAAGATTTGCGGATTGAAGCTGGCGGCGAAGCAATAA